The stretch of DNA CGCGCTTCCGAGGAAGACGGCGAGCAGGGCGAGCAGGTGCCCTCCGGCGGCGCTCGGGAAGGGCCGGAGCACCCCCCGGTACGCGTTCTCCAGCGACGCCGGGCGACCCTCCAGCCGTGCGCAGATGGCGACGGCGACGGCCAGCGTCGCGATCCACGAGAGGGCCGCCGCGGGCAGCAGGATCGCCAACTCGAACCCCATCTCGCCGAAGGCGGGGTTCCCCGAGGGATCGACCCCCGTGCTGGGTACCCCGACCGCGAGCCCCATGGCATAGCCGGGGAGAGAGCCCACGAGGGCGATGAGGAAGTAGAGTCCGAAGTCGCGCCGGTAGAACTGGATGGCGCCATCCAGTATCTCGCCGAACCCCAGGGGTCTCTGTGGTATCACGGACATCTCGGCCTCGCCGTTCGCGGTCGCTGGATCGGGTCCCCGCTACTCCAGAATCCGGTCCTCGATGATGTGGGTGGCCGTTTCCCATTCGTCCAGCGGCGCGCACCACTCGCGGTCACGGATGCGGCGCAGGTAGGTGATCTGCGCGAGGTGATAAAGATAGTGCTGGGCGATATGGAGGACGGTCGCCCCCAGCCGCAACGTCCTTTCTCCGTCCGGAGACGTACGTTCGGCCGCGAGCTCCGCGTCGCTCTCGCAGGCGTCCACCTCGGCGATGATCTGTTCCTGGATCGTACGCATG from Candidatus Palauibacter australiensis encodes:
- a CDS encoding DinB family protein, producing MRTRIAHTIEIFEAARRPLFTVLDGISREDLDWQPADGMRGIGKICRHMYRVDVWFLKQLGIVPVIHEDAPGSAEEIAARMRTIQEQIIAEVDACESDAELAAERTSPDGERTLRLGATVLHIAQHYLYHLAQITYLRRIRDREWCAPLDEWETATHIIEDRILE